One genomic segment of Tripterygium wilfordii isolate XIE 37 chromosome 9, ASM1340144v1, whole genome shotgun sequence includes these proteins:
- the LOC120005093 gene encoding heavy metal-associated isoprenylated plant protein 7-like isoform X1 translates to MGEEKKEEEKKEEAKEEKKEGDEQAKKEEEAPAEIVFKVDMHCEACARKVARALKGFQGVEEVTTDSKASKVVVKGKTADPVKVRERLQKKSGRKVELISPLPKPPAESEDKKPEEIKEQEPPKADKKEEPPTPITVVLNVRMHCEACAQALRKRIRKIKGVESVETDLANAKVTVKGIVDPTKLVDDVYKKTRKQVSIVLPEEKKEQDKKEDEEKKKEEENQEKKKEEKEDDDDDESKKNGDMMKRNDYWPSKYYMEYANSGYPPQFFSDENPNACSIM, encoded by the exons atggGTGAA gagaagaaggaggaggagaagaaagaagaagccaaagaagagaagaaggaaggagatgaacaagcaaagaaagaagaagaggctCCGGCAGAGATTGTGTTTAAGGTTGACATGCATTGTGAAGCCTGTGCTAGGAAAGTTGCCAGAGCCTTGAAAGGATTCCAAG GTGTGGAGGAGGTGACGACAGACAGTAAGGCTAGCAAGGTGGTGGTGAAAGGGAAAACAGCAGACCCTGTAAAAGTTCGTGAAAGGCTCCAAAAGAAGAGTGGAAGGAAAGTGGAGCTCATTTCACCTTTGCCTAAACCACCCGCTGAGTCTGAGGataaaaaaccagaagaaatcAAAGAGCAGGAACCCCCCAAGGCTGACAAGAAGGAAGAG CCTCCTACACCAATAACAGTCGTGTTGAATGTTAGGATGCATTGTGAAGCATGTGCTCAAGCATTACGAAAGCGAATTCGGAAAATCAAAG GTGTGGAGTCGGTGGAGACGGACTTGGCTAATGCGAAGGTTACGGTGAAAGGGATTGTGGACCCAACAAAGCTGGTTGATGATGTGTACAAGAAAACAAGGAAACAAGTATCCATAGTACTGCCTGAAGAGAAGAAGGAACAGGACAAGAAAGAAgatgaggagaagaagaaagaagaagagaatcaggagaagaagaaagaagagaaggaggatgatgatgatgatgaaagtaAGAAGAATGGTGATATGATGAAGAGAAATGACTACTGGCCATCCAAGTACTACATGGAGTATGCTAATTCTGGTTATCCCCCTCAATTTTTCAGTGATGAGAACCCAAATGCTTGCTCCATCATGTAA
- the LOC120005093 gene encoding heavy metal-associated isoprenylated plant protein 7-like isoform X2 — MGEKKEEEKKEEAKEEKKEGDEQAKKEEEAPAEIVFKVDMHCEACARKVARALKGFQGVEEVTTDSKASKVVVKGKTADPVKVRERLQKKSGRKVELISPLPKPPAESEDKKPEEIKEQEPPKADKKEEPPTPITVVLNVRMHCEACAQALRKRIRKIKGVESVETDLANAKVTVKGIVDPTKLVDDVYKKTRKQVSIVLPEEKKEQDKKEDEEKKKEEENQEKKKEEKEDDDDDESKKNGDMMKRNDYWPSKYYMEYANSGYPPQFFSDENPNACSIM; from the exons atggGTGAA aagaaggaggaggagaagaaagaagaagccaaagaagagaagaaggaaggagatgaacaagcaaagaaagaagaagaggctCCGGCAGAGATTGTGTTTAAGGTTGACATGCATTGTGAAGCCTGTGCTAGGAAAGTTGCCAGAGCCTTGAAAGGATTCCAAG GTGTGGAGGAGGTGACGACAGACAGTAAGGCTAGCAAGGTGGTGGTGAAAGGGAAAACAGCAGACCCTGTAAAAGTTCGTGAAAGGCTCCAAAAGAAGAGTGGAAGGAAAGTGGAGCTCATTTCACCTTTGCCTAAACCACCCGCTGAGTCTGAGGataaaaaaccagaagaaatcAAAGAGCAGGAACCCCCCAAGGCTGACAAGAAGGAAGAG CCTCCTACACCAATAACAGTCGTGTTGAATGTTAGGATGCATTGTGAAGCATGTGCTCAAGCATTACGAAAGCGAATTCGGAAAATCAAAG GTGTGGAGTCGGTGGAGACGGACTTGGCTAATGCGAAGGTTACGGTGAAAGGGATTGTGGACCCAACAAAGCTGGTTGATGATGTGTACAAGAAAACAAGGAAACAAGTATCCATAGTACTGCCTGAAGAGAAGAAGGAACAGGACAAGAAAGAAgatgaggagaagaagaaagaagaagagaatcaggagaagaagaaagaagagaaggaggatgatgatgatgatgaaagtaAGAAGAATGGTGATATGATGAAGAGAAATGACTACTGGCCATCCAAGTACTACATGGAGTATGCTAATTCTGGTTATCCCCCTCAATTTTTCAGTGATGAGAACCCAAATGCTTGCTCCATCATGTAA